One window of Quercus robur chromosome 5, dhQueRobu3.1, whole genome shotgun sequence genomic DNA carries:
- the LOC126727483 gene encoding E3 ubiquitin-protein ligase RSL1-like → MAQESASFDLVQVDDSYFSLVFDEKEDPILPVSDEKYAEELQFQEALMGSVITSKLANNGALTLLPSMSTPTPTIQAIFPTPEPELAKEAGESSHSFCEICVERKDSDQMFKTESCVHSFCSDCIGKHVATKIQESITTVTCPGLDCKGVIELDACRAVLPKDVLDKWDEVLCEALFGSQRFYCPFKDCSAMLLNDNEEGEAIRESECPFCHRLFCAVCYVPWHSGVDCEEFQRLNEDERGRDDLMLRELVKEKKWRRCPHCQYFVERTEGCLHMTCRCTSQFCYGCGAEWTSDHGGCQRD, encoded by the coding sequence ATGGCACAAGAATCAGCTTCTTTCGATCTTGTACAGGTAGATGATTCCTACTTCTCACTAGTGTTTGATGAAAAAGAAGATCCGATTTTGCCTGTATCTGATGAGAAGTATGCAGAAGAGTTGCAGTTCCAAGAGGCCCTTATGGGCTCTGTGATCACTTCCAAATTGGCCAACAATGGAGCCTTAACCTTATTGCCATCAATGTCAACGCCAACGCCAACAATACAAGCAATTTTTCCAACCCCAGAACCAGAGCTAGCAAAAGAAGCTGGGGAATCATCACATAGCTTCTGTGAGATTTGTGTGGAAAGGAAAGATAGTGACCAGATGTTCAAAACTGAGAGCTGTGTTCACTCATTTTGCTCTGATTGCATTGGCAAACACGTTGCCACAAAGATCCAAGAGAGCATAACCACTGTTACTTGCCCTGGATTGGACTGCAAGGGTGTCATAGAACTCGATGCTTGCAGGGCAGTGCTTCCGAAAGACGTGTTGGACAAGTGGGACGAGGTGCTATGTGAAGCGCTGTTTGGTTCCCAGAGGTTTTACTGTCCTTTCAAGGATTGTTCAGCAATGTTGCTGAATGATAATGAAGAAGGAGAAGCGATTAGGGAGTCAGAGTGCCCGTTCTGCCATAGATTGTTCTGTGCGGTGTGTTATGTGCCTTGGCATTCAGGGGTGGATTGCGAAGAGTTCCAGAGATTGAACGAGGATGAGAGAGGGAGGGATGATCTCATGTTGAGGGAGCTTGTTAAGGAGAAGAAATGGAGGAGGTGTCCCCATTGCCAATATTTTGTGGAAAGGACTGAAGGTTGTTTACATATGACTTGCAG